The Christiangramia salexigens genome includes the window CTATCCATGGAAATTTCATCTATCGTAAGATCATATCTATCCTTCTCCACCTTAGTGGTCTTTTGATGCTCGGCCTTGGAATACTTAGGAGCAAGCTTAAATGTCTTTATTGTTACCTTGTTATTTTCTATCTGAAGATCCCTAAGCGTCATTTTCTGTTGAGCGTTCAGGTCATAGAATATAGAGTCTGATTTTAAAAGGATAAGATCATAATCAAAGGGAACAGCTTCTTTTACGGTATTCGAGTTAATACGAACCTCGTCCATCTTAATACTTCGCAGCTTTGTATAAAGCCTGTGATTTGTGCTGTCTTTTTCGAAGATCTGAAAGCTACCTCCATTTACGCTTACATTCTTAAGAAGGATATCTTTTTTAAATTCCGGTGTACCTGAATTTTGGGTTGTATCCTTTTCATGTTTAAAATTATAGATCTTCACCACCGGATTGGATATTTTAAGATTTCCGGCGATGAGCTTTTTGTCTTTGATATAATCCCAGATCTGGATCTGCGTTAGTTGAATGGTATCAACCTTCAGGGTTTTACCTTTAAAGTTTATTTGCGGATCTATGATCTGTGCATTTCTCCTTAAAAGATTTACATCGACTTCAGTAAAACTCGCATTGATCTTTTTCAGATTTCCTTCAATAGCTTTTTTTATACGACTTTCAGCATAATTGTTTATCACAATTAGCGAGATCAAAAGAATTACTACTCCTGCGAGTACCCCCAAAGATATTTTACCGGCTTTTTTCAAATCATATTGTTATAAGGTTACTGCCAATTTACAATGCTGTCATAGTATAAACAGATGGTTTAAGAATTTTTAACTCAAAAGTTTGGGAGACAGTATTTCGCAAAGTTAAATTTTCGTCAAACTTTATTTATTCCTTCAGGTTGATGTATTTGGATAGTATCTTTGATGCAAATCAAGATCTAAAAATGTTTTTAAAGCTAGGGGTTAAAATATTGTTCATAGTAGTAGAAGTTTTTCTAGGCTTCTATAGCATCGCGATGAGCGATAGTCTGCTTGTAAAATTCTTATTTTTTGCAGTTACCGCAGCTATAATTGCATTTTTAATGGTGAAATTCATCAATAAGATCCTACCTGTAGAAAAGGATTCGATGAGTCTGTATTCAGAAGAAGAAAATTGATCATACAATAAACCTAAGCATAAGATCCGTTGAAATTTTCAACGGATTTTTTTATATACTTACTTCAACTCATTTAAAAATTTTTGATCCATGAGGCTCGTTTGTCTTTCAGACACCCACAATCAGCATCGCGATATCGAGATCCCCGAGGGAGACGTTCTAATACATGCAGGAGATTGTACTGAAGGTGGAAACCGGGAAGAGACGCAGGATTTTTTAGACTGGTTCTCCTCTCAACCTCATACTCATAAGATCCTGATCCCGGGAAATCACGACTTCTACTTTGAGAACCCGGAAAATCATAAGAACATACCTTCCAATATTAGACTGCTTATCGACCAGGGGGTTGAAATTGAACAAAGATTGTTCTGGGGCTCACCTTATACTCCGGGTATGGACAACTGGGCATTTAACCGGGACAGAGGTAGCGATATAAGAAAACACTGGGATCTTATTCCGCCGCATACAGATATTTTAATAACCCATACCCCTCCCTATGGAATTCTGGATGAAATTCGCAGCGGAAATAAACTCGGATGCGAAGAATTGACCAGAAAATTAGAAAGCGTTGAAGCTTCCTATCACTTCTTTGGACATATTCATCATGCTTCGGGTAGTTCGATCAGGTCCAAAACTCGGTTTTTTAATTTATCAGTTCTTGATGAACGCAGCAGGCTAATGCATTCCCCCGTGGTACTCGATATTTAAACTAAAAATCTTCTTAAGAAATTTTATCTCAAGTTAAAAATTTATTAATCAGGAAAGTATTACATTTTTTTTAACAAGTTTTGAAGTCTCTGGCGCTAATTTAGCCATGTTGAAAATGACGAAAAACTAACACCTATGAACACAACTACTAATCCAGAGATTATTGATGAGATCAAAAATCTTATTTCTCATAGTGTAAATGAAGACAATTTTGAAAATCCTGATTTTCAAATGATGCACCGTGCGATCATCAAAAAATATTTTGATGCAAAAAAGGTGAGCATTAATTACAAGGAAGCTACAGTAGACATGAAACTTCCAGTTGGCAATAAGCAGTATACCAATATTACTTTTGAATGCCAGCATCTTGGTAGATTTTTAAAATCCTGTATTAAGAAGGATGAAAAAAGTCTTTTCTTCTACCAAAACATTTTAAGCCAGTTCAATGTTATTTCTGCAGCTTAAATTTCAAAAATATTAAACAAAAAGCCCGGTTAATCTACCGGGTTTTTTTTATTTAAACTTTCTCCAATTTCCTTGATCTTCTTTAAGCTAACCGGTTTGGTTATAAAGCCTTTTAGCTCAGGAAACTCTTCCATTCTCTTTTTATCGGAATATGCAATAGACGAGGAAACTATGTAGATATCCGACTTTTCGAAGAACTTCTTATAAGAGTTCTTGAGCAATTCCAGGAATTGCCATCCATCCATTAAAGGCATATTTATATCCAACAAGATTACCTGAGGGATATTAGGTTTTGTACTGTTAAGTTCTTCCGCAACCTTTACGGCACTATTAAAGAGCTTAAACTCATCAAAGCCATCAGACCTTAAGATCATCTTTTTGATCACCATTTGATAGATCTCATCGTCGTCTATAACCCAAACCTCTCGTTTCATTTAAAAAATACTTTAAAAGTAGTCCCTACGTTAACTTCACTCTCTACCGTTACATCACCTCCCATAGCATTGATCTGATTCTTTGTAATAAACAAACCTACACCTCGTGAATCAGATCTATTGCTGAATGTTTTATATAAACCGAATACTTTATCTCCATGCCGCTTCATGTCTATTCCAATTCCGTTATCTGAAACTGCGAGCACCCATTGGTCATCGTGAAGATAACCTTTTACCACAATCTTAGGATCCCTTCCCTTCTTGCTATACCTAAGGGCATTAGTTATGAAGTTAAGAAGGATACTTTCCAGATATGAAACATTAAAGGAGACAACCATATCTTCGGGCACCTCATTAATGATCTCGGCATTTTTCTGGCGAATCTGCAGTTTTAGCACTTCAATGGTCTTATCAAGATAATCTGATACCTTTAATTTCTCGGTAGTAATTTCGATATTAGTATTTATTGA containing:
- a CDS encoding metallophosphatase domain-containing protein, encoding MRLVCLSDTHNQHRDIEIPEGDVLIHAGDCTEGGNREETQDFLDWFSSQPHTHKILIPGNHDFYFENPENHKNIPSNIRLLIDQGVEIEQRLFWGSPYTPGMDNWAFNRDRGSDIRKHWDLIPPHTDILITHTPPYGILDEIRSGNKLGCEELTRKLESVEASYHFFGHIHHASGSSIRSKTRFFNLSVLDERSRLMHSPVVLDI
- a CDS encoding response regulator, translating into MKREVWVIDDDEIYQMVIKKMILRSDGFDEFKLFNSAVKVAEELNSTKPNIPQVILLDINMPLMDGWQFLELLKNSYKKFFEKSDIYIVSSSIAYSDKKRMEEFPELKGFITKPVSLKKIKEIGESLNKKNPVD